In Reichenbachiella agarivorans, one genomic interval encodes:
- a CDS encoding YoaK family protein, which translates to MLRKFDTQRSLSDNIKLGTLTAMSAGMVNVMSVIVFFAYTSNVTGHYAVLAEELSKGNWYQAGVVAAWILLFFFGGFLANFIIINLNRFNVYLAHALPLAMEIVCLLIVGSYVQFFYMETLVETEILIGFMLLAMGIQNGLTASISGSTVKTTHLTGLTTDLGILFSMFTQREFRQKKHLRDKAKMQTTIMLAYLLGGFVAGYLYYEVSYNVFYIVCLFLFFIICYDYYQIRFSVKLNRA; encoded by the coding sequence ATGCTAAGAAAATTTGACACTCAGCGTTCTCTGAGTGATAATATAAAGTTAGGAACACTCACAGCCATGTCTGCGGGCATGGTCAATGTGATGTCTGTCATTGTGTTTTTTGCCTATACATCCAATGTGACGGGGCACTACGCTGTATTGGCGGAGGAACTGTCCAAAGGCAATTGGTACCAAGCGGGTGTAGTAGCCGCATGGATTTTGCTGTTTTTCTTCGGTGGCTTTTTAGCCAACTTTATCATCATCAATCTCAACAGATTTAATGTCTATTTGGCGCACGCCTTGCCTTTGGCGATGGAGATCGTTTGTCTACTGATTGTAGGAAGCTATGTTCAATTTTTTTACATGGAGACTTTGGTAGAAACGGAGATATTGATAGGATTCATGTTGCTTGCGATGGGGATTCAAAACGGCTTGACAGCTAGTATCTCTGGTTCGACAGTCAAGACCACTCACCTGACTGGTTTGACTACTGATTTGGGTATTTTGTTCTCAATGTTTACACAAAGAGAATTTCGCCAAAAGAAACATTTGCGTGACAAGGCCAAAATGCAAACAACCATCATGTTGGCTTATTTGCTAGGAGGATTTGTAGCAGGGTATCTATATTATGAGGTCTCTTACAATGTCTTTTATATCGTCTGCTTATTTCTGTTTTTCATTATCTGCTATGATTATTATCAGATTAGATTCAGTGTAAAGCTCAACCGAGCATAA
- a CDS encoding homogentisate 1,2-dioxygenase: MPIYHKLGEIPGKRHTQFKKSDGSLYYEQLFGTIGFEGMSSLLYHHRRPTMIQDIGQSIDVSPVIAVEKNIHSKKLIGFQVSQKDDFLQAREPLMVNQDLIIGLTAPRQSMKDYYYKNVSADELLFIHRGSGTLRTLVGNIPFEYGDYLIIPRGMIYQIDFDTADNRILYVESFSPIYTPKKYRNWFGQLQEHSPFCERDYKLPRDLESHDAKGDFLIKIKKQGMLHHVHYASHPFDVVGWDGYNYPYGFSIHNFEPITGRIHQPPPVHQTFETSAFVVCSFCPRMYDYHPQSIPAPYNHSNIDSDEMLYYVDGDFMSRNDVAPGNISLHPAGIPHGPHPGAYERSIGQTETKELAVMIDTFRPLMLTENALKIDDGKYYSSWIE, translated from the coding sequence ATGCCCATTTATCACAAACTAGGTGAGATACCGGGCAAGCGACATACTCAATTCAAAAAATCTGACGGTTCTCTTTATTATGAGCAATTGTTTGGAACGATAGGATTTGAAGGCATGTCGTCTTTGCTGTATCATCATCGCCGACCTACGATGATTCAGGATATCGGTCAAAGTATCGATGTGTCTCCTGTGATTGCTGTAGAAAAGAACATTCACTCCAAAAAGCTGATAGGCTTTCAAGTGTCGCAAAAGGATGACTTCCTTCAGGCAAGAGAACCTTTGATGGTCAACCAAGACCTGATCATTGGACTAACTGCACCTAGGCAGTCTATGAAAGATTACTATTACAAAAATGTGAGTGCGGATGAACTGCTTTTCATTCATAGAGGATCAGGTACACTGAGGACTTTAGTAGGGAATATTCCCTTTGAATATGGAGACTATCTCATCATCCCAAGAGGCATGATTTATCAAATTGATTTTGACACAGCGGACAATAGAATATTGTATGTAGAGTCTTTTAGTCCGATCTATACGCCTAAAAAATACCGCAACTGGTTTGGGCAATTGCAGGAGCATTCGCCCTTTTGTGAGCGAGATTACAAGTTGCCTAGGGATTTGGAATCACATGATGCGAAGGGAGACTTTCTTATCAAGATCAAGAAACAAGGAATGCTACATCATGTGCATTATGCGTCGCATCCGTTTGATGTAGTCGGCTGGGATGGATACAATTACCCATACGGTTTTTCGATTCACAATTTTGAACCTATTACTGGACGGATTCATCAGCCACCACCTGTTCATCAGACTTTTGAGACTTCAGCGTTTGTGGTTTGCTCGTTTTGTCCGAGGATGTATGATTACCATCCGCAATCTATTCCTGCTCCATACAATCACTCCAATATAGACTCGGATGAGATGCTCTATTATGTAGATGGGGATTTTATGAGTCGAAACGATGTAGCACCTGGCAATATCAGTTTGCATCCAGCGGGTATTCCACATGGGCCACATCCAGGTGCGTACGAAAGGAGTATTGGCCAGACAGAGACCAAGGAATTGGCTGTGATGATCGATACCTTCAGACCACTGATGCTGACCGAAAATGCTTTGAAAATCGATGATGGAAAGTATTACAGCTCATGGATAGAATAG
- a CDS encoding sensor histidine kinase: MKIENKIILVLLAVFVSYSLLFSGFIYYSIFDYAFMDFYKRLEIRAITAAKIYVEHETEVMVIRELRQEYLEKLPDENIELFELTELYHSPHKHDLSAYKKEFINEILDNGSANYNDQRIFYYGMIYESAINEKYVVLASAENYFITHHVSYFRNILVGSFMIAFFIILLVSYLFSQKITQPINDIIKKVKEISSGNLHMRLEVNSGKEDTIGDLTRTFNDMLNRLEASFESQKNFISNASHELNTPLTTIIGEADVALSKMRTSDYYIESLMTILEEAEKLNKKTHALLRLAQTGFDGKKQEFSRFRIDQLILDVKETVMKISPNSQVNIDFNLLPENHNLLKIEGSETLLHLALSNLILNGCKYSGNQPVRVALGVSPEQIIILIKDTGIGIPEEELQFIYDPYFRATNTRNHEGYGIGLPLARNIIQMHDGKLQINSEMNKGTVVRVLLKPAKIESPV; the protein is encoded by the coding sequence ATGAAGATAGAAAATAAAATCATATTGGTATTGTTGGCGGTATTTGTGTCTTACAGTCTGCTGTTCAGTGGTTTTATCTACTATTCGATCTTCGATTATGCCTTCATGGATTTTTACAAACGCCTAGAGATCCGTGCTATCACAGCAGCAAAAATATATGTAGAGCATGAGACAGAGGTCATGGTGATCAGAGAGCTGAGACAAGAATACTTAGAGAAGCTTCCTGATGAGAATATTGAGCTCTTTGAACTCACAGAACTCTATCACAGTCCTCATAAACACGACTTGAGTGCATACAAAAAGGAATTCATCAATGAAATACTGGATAATGGTAGTGCCAACTACAATGACCAGAGGATTTTCTACTATGGAATGATCTATGAATCAGCGATCAATGAAAAATATGTGGTGCTGGCTTCAGCAGAAAATTATTTCATCACACACCATGTTTCATATTTTCGTAACATTCTGGTTGGATCATTTATGATCGCATTTTTTATTATCCTGCTGGTTTCCTATCTATTTTCCCAAAAAATCACTCAACCCATCAATGATATAATCAAGAAGGTTAAGGAGATCAGTTCGGGTAATCTACACATGCGCCTAGAGGTAAACTCAGGAAAAGAGGATACTATTGGGGATCTCACCCGCACATTCAACGATATGCTCAACAGACTAGAAGCGTCTTTTGAGAGTCAGAAAAATTTCATTAGCAATGCATCCCATGAGCTCAATACACCACTGACCACTATCATCGGAGAGGCAGATGTGGCACTTAGCAAGATGCGAACCAGTGATTATTATATAGAATCCCTCATGACAATATTGGAGGAAGCAGAAAAACTAAACAAGAAAACCCATGCCTTGCTAAGACTGGCTCAGACAGGATTTGATGGTAAAAAACAAGAGTTCAGTCGTTTTAGAATAGATCAGCTAATCTTAGATGTGAAGGAGACTGTGATGAAAATCAGTCCCAATAGTCAGGTGAACATCGATTTTAACTTGCTACCTGAAAATCATAACCTACTCAAAATAGAAGGGAGTGAAACACTTTTGCATTTGGCACTTTCAAATTTGATCTTGAATGGGTGTAAATATTCTGGCAATCAACCCGTCAGGGTCGCTCTTGGAGTTTCGCCAGAACAAATCATCATCTTAATCAAAGACACAGGTATTGGTATTCCAGAAGAGGAACTTCAGTTTATTTACGACCCTTACTTTAGAGCTACTAATACGCGTAATCACGAAGGTTATGGGATTGGCCTGCCCTTGGCCCGTAATATCATCCAGATGCACGACGGCAAACTCCAAATCAACTCCGAGATGAATAAGGGTACTGTGGTAAGAGTCCTGCTCAAACCTGCCAAGATAGAATCACCTGTCTAG
- a CDS encoding CoA transferase subunit A, producing the protein MNKTVQNAEEAIEGIKHHMTLMLGGFGLCGIPENCIQALVDAEIKGLTCISNNAGVDDFGLGLLLQKRQIKKMISSYVGENAEFERQMLSGELEVDLIPQGSLAERCRAGGAGIPAFFTPAGYGTEIGEGKEVREFNGKPHILETALTADFAIVKAWKGDTLGNLIYKGTARNFNPVMAMAGKVTIAEVEELVQPGQLDPNQIHTPGIFVQRIFQGKEYEKRIEQRTVRNR; encoded by the coding sequence ATGAACAAGACTGTACAAAATGCAGAAGAAGCGATCGAAGGAATCAAACACCATATGACCCTGATGTTGGGAGGTTTTGGTTTGTGCGGGATTCCTGAAAATTGTATTCAGGCACTGGTAGATGCCGAGATCAAGGGACTGACCTGTATCTCCAACAATGCAGGTGTCGATGACTTTGGACTTGGGCTGCTGCTACAAAAACGACAAATCAAGAAGATGATTTCGTCATATGTAGGTGAGAATGCGGAATTTGAGCGGCAAATGCTCAGCGGTGAACTCGAAGTAGACCTGATACCACAGGGATCACTGGCAGAGAGATGCCGTGCTGGAGGTGCTGGGATTCCCGCGTTTTTTACCCCAGCGGGTTATGGGACTGAAATTGGAGAGGGAAAGGAAGTGCGAGAATTCAACGGCAAACCACATATATTAGAAACCGCACTTACAGCAGATTTTGCTATTGTCAAAGCTTGGAAAGGAGATACCTTGGGCAACTTGATATACAAAGGGACTGCCCGAAATTTTAATCCAGTCATGGCGATGGCAGGCAAGGTTACGATCGCCGAAGTGGAGGAGTTGGTACAGCCAGGTCAATTGGATCCAAACCAAATTCATACTCCTGGAATTTTTGTCCAAAGAATTTTTCAAGGCAAGGAATATGAGAAGAGAATCGAACAACGAACCGTTAGAAACCGATAG
- the fahA gene encoding fumarylacetoacetase → MKELNSWLAIDRDSDFSIYNLPFGVFSIHGGQRQIGMAIGDKIVNLTGLADNELLPISSFFFRKDYLNDFIGLGKEVTKQVRLEVQQLLSEENSPLRNHPDLLINQVEAAMHLPVKIGDYTDFYSSKEHATNVGKMFRDPEHALLPNWKHIPVGYHGRASSIRVSGEPFHRPMGQVLPDGSDEPVFQASAQVDFELEMGYIIGRESKLGDRINTTDAEDYIFGKVLFNDWSARDIQRWEYVPLGPFLSKSFASSMSPWVVTMEALEPFRVAGPIQEPKVLPYLAYSGDRNFDITLEVGLKAAHLDEQIFCRTNFKYMYWNMVQQLAHHTINGCDVHIGDLMASGTISGSTKGTYGSMLELTWGGSQPIQMNDGTTRAFVEDMDIVTLRGYGVKKDIRVGFGSVSAQLLPCKE, encoded by the coding sequence ATGAAAGAGCTAAACAGTTGGTTAGCAATTGATCGTGATTCGGATTTCAGTATTTACAATTTACCCTTTGGCGTATTTTCTATACATGGGGGGCAGAGGCAGATTGGTATGGCCATCGGTGATAAAATTGTGAATCTGACAGGTCTGGCAGATAATGAATTACTTCCTATCTCTTCTTTCTTTTTTCGGAAGGATTATTTGAATGATTTCATTGGTTTAGGCAAGGAGGTGACCAAACAAGTCAGACTAGAGGTTCAACAATTGCTGTCAGAGGAGAATTCTCCTCTTAGAAATCATCCCGATCTACTCATCAATCAGGTAGAAGCAGCGATGCATCTACCTGTGAAGATTGGAGATTACACAGATTTTTATTCCAGTAAAGAGCACGCCACCAATGTGGGAAAGATGTTTCGTGATCCAGAACATGCGCTACTACCCAACTGGAAGCATATTCCTGTGGGATACCATGGTAGGGCGTCTTCTATCAGGGTGAGTGGCGAGCCATTTCATCGTCCGATGGGTCAGGTTTTGCCAGATGGCAGTGATGAGCCAGTTTTTCAGGCTTCTGCGCAGGTAGATTTCGAATTGGAGATGGGGTATATCATAGGCAGAGAATCCAAACTAGGGGACAGAATTAATACTACCGATGCTGAGGATTATATATTTGGCAAGGTGCTGTTCAATGATTGGTCAGCGCGAGATATTCAGCGATGGGAATATGTGCCGTTGGGACCATTTCTTTCTAAGAGCTTTGCATCCTCGATGTCTCCTTGGGTAGTGACGATGGAGGCATTGGAGCCATTTAGAGTCGCTGGACCAATACAAGAACCAAAGGTGTTGCCGTATTTGGCATACAGTGGAGATAGGAATTTTGACATTACATTGGAGGTGGGGCTCAAAGCAGCGCATCTGGATGAACAAATCTTTTGCCGTACCAATTTTAAATACATGTATTGGAACATGGTGCAGCAGTTGGCGCATCACACCATCAATGGCTGTGATGTGCACATAGGTGATTTGATGGCTTCAGGAACCATTTCTGGCTCCACTAAAGGCACATATGGCTCAATGCTGGAACTTACATGGGGAGGTAGTCAGCCGATCCAGATGAACGACGGTACTACACGTGCCTTCGTTGAAGACATGGATATAGTGACTTTGCGTGGGTATGGCGTAAAGAAGGATATCAGAGTGGGTTTTGGTTCGGTTAGCGCACAGTTGTTACCTTGTAAAGAATAG
- a CDS encoding flavin reductase family protein has translation MSTISIDPKELLQPALHNYLLTAIAPRPICFASTVDEHGNVNLSPFSYFNMFSTNPPIMIFSPTRRGRDNTTKHTWDNVQKVPEVVINVVNYPIVEQMSLASTEYEQGINEFIKAGLTEGKSVKVKPPRVVESPVSFECKVTEIKSLGEGPGAGNLVFAEVVYIHVREDYLDENQNLDTGKLDLVARMGGSWYCRAIPEALFQIPKPIHAKGIGVDRLPDSAKDSWVLTGNNLGRLGNFPHWPEQHVVLELRKSEKVMQILHDNRTNAQTCIDQLHQLAQQLLLDHKTEQALAVVVLADQVLKGG, from the coding sequence ATGTCTACCATCAGTATAGATCCCAAAGAATTGCTTCAACCTGCTTTGCACAACTACCTATTGACGGCCATAGCACCACGACCGATTTGTTTTGCCAGCACAGTGGACGAACATGGAAACGTGAATTTGAGTCCGTTTAGTTACTTCAATATGTTTAGCACCAATCCACCGATCATGATATTTTCTCCCACCAGACGCGGGAGGGACAATACTACCAAGCATACTTGGGACAATGTCCAAAAGGTACCTGAGGTAGTGATCAATGTGGTGAACTACCCCATTGTCGAGCAGATGTCGCTAGCCAGTACAGAATATGAGCAGGGAATCAATGAGTTTATAAAAGCAGGCCTGACAGAGGGGAAGTCTGTCAAAGTGAAACCGCCAAGAGTGGTGGAATCCCCAGTTTCTTTCGAATGCAAAGTGACAGAAATAAAATCCCTAGGGGAGGGTCCTGGAGCAGGCAATTTGGTGTTTGCCGAAGTGGTGTATATTCATGTGAGGGAGGATTATTTGGATGAAAATCAAAACCTAGATACTGGAAAACTGGATTTGGTAGCAAGGATGGGAGGTAGTTGGTATTGCAGAGCGATTCCAGAAGCTTTGTTTCAGATTCCCAAACCGATCCATGCCAAAGGAATAGGAGTAGATCGTCTGCCAGATAGTGCCAAAGATAGTTGGGTACTTACAGGCAACAATTTGGGTAGGTTAGGGAATTTTCCGCATTGGCCAGAGCAGCATGTAGTTCTGGAGCTTCGGAAATCAGAGAAAGTCATGCAGATTCTACATGACAATAGGACCAATGCACAGACCTGTATCGATCAGTTGCACCAGCTTGCACAGCAATTGTTGCTGGATCACAAAACGGAACAAGCCTTGGCCGTGGTGGTGTTGGCAGATCAGGTTTTGAAGGGGGGATAA
- a CDS encoding response regulator transcription factor produces MKKILLVEDDSHVCAFINKGLTEEAYEVTVVMDGQQGLDMALSNQYDLIILDIMMPTLNGLEVCKGIRKEKKEVPILFLTALGSTENVVMGLDSGGDDYLAKPFKFIELLARMRTLLRRSHNSSESLPDQMYRFADLEVNDETKVVRRNGIDISLTSTEYRLLLMLLKNPKRVLSRVAILDQVWGVDFDMGTNVVDVYINYLRKKLERHTDKRLIHTVIGMGYVLKEEE; encoded by the coding sequence GTGAAGAAGATATTGCTGGTAGAAGATGATAGTCATGTGTGTGCCTTTATCAATAAAGGGCTCACTGAGGAGGCTTATGAGGTGACTGTGGTCATGGACGGACAGCAAGGATTAGATATGGCACTATCCAACCAATATGATCTCATCATATTGGATATCATGATGCCCACACTCAACGGGCTAGAGGTATGCAAGGGGATTCGCAAAGAAAAGAAAGAGGTGCCTATCTTATTTCTAACAGCACTAGGTAGTACCGAAAATGTCGTGATGGGACTTGATTCTGGTGGAGATGACTATCTGGCCAAACCTTTCAAATTTATCGAACTACTTGCCAGGATGCGTACTTTGCTCCGACGGTCTCATAATAGTAGCGAGTCACTGCCTGATCAGATGTATAGATTTGCAGATTTGGAGGTCAACGATGAAACCAAAGTTGTCCGGCGAAACGGTATAGATATATCACTTACTTCTACGGAATATAGACTGTTGCTCATGTTACTTAAGAACCCGAAAAGAGTGTTGTCTAGAGTGGCGATATTGGATCAGGTATGGGGTGTTGATTTTGATATGGGTACGAATGTAGTCGATGTGTACATCAACTACTTGCGCAAAAAATTAGAGCGTCATACAGACAAAAGACTGATTCATACAGTGATAGGTATGGGCTATGTTCTCAAAGAAGAAGAATGA
- a CDS encoding 3-oxoacid CoA-transferase subunit B, whose translation MLNKQGIAKRIAQELQNGWYVNLGIGIPTLVANFVPEGIEVEFQSENGILGMGQFPIEGEEDADLINAGKQTVTLKPGAVLFDSATSFAMIRGQHVQLTVLGAMEVSQTGDIANWKVPGKMVKGMGGAMDLVASAQNIIVAMMHTSKSGESKLLKECALPLTGVGCVKRIVTDLAVLDVTTKGFKLIERAPGVSVAEIVSATAGNLIIEGEIPEMNI comes from the coding sequence ATGCTAAACAAACAAGGAATAGCCAAGCGCATTGCGCAGGAGTTACAAAATGGATGGTATGTCAATTTGGGCATAGGGATACCTACGCTGGTTGCCAATTTTGTTCCTGAGGGAATTGAGGTAGAATTTCAATCTGAAAATGGCATTTTAGGTATGGGGCAATTCCCTATAGAGGGTGAGGAAGACGCTGATCTGATCAATGCTGGCAAACAAACTGTGACGCTCAAACCTGGAGCAGTGCTGTTTGATTCTGCGACATCATTTGCCATGATTAGAGGCCAACACGTACAGTTGACAGTACTAGGAGCCATGGAAGTATCCCAAACAGGAGACATCGCCAATTGGAAAGTGCCTGGTAAAATGGTTAAGGGAATGGGAGGGGCCATGGACTTGGTCGCTTCTGCCCAAAATATCATCGTGGCGATGATGCACACAAGCAAGTCTGGCGAATCCAAACTACTCAAAGAGTGTGCTTTGCCTTTGACTGGCGTAGGGTGTGTCAAACGAATCGTTACAGACTTGGCAGTTTTGGATGTCACAACCAAGGGTTTCAAATTGATTGAGCGAGCACCTGGTGTATCGGTGGCAGAGATTGTCAGTGCCACAGCGGGCAATCTGATCATAGAAGGTGAGATTCCTGAGATGAACATTTAA